Proteins encoded within one genomic window of Bradyrhizobium sp. AZCC 1719:
- a CDS encoding Hsp70 family protein, which yields MSICGLDFGTSNTTLGTMEGPAPVLVALEAAHSTIPSAIFYEADGGVLIGRRAMEAYVEGTAGRLMRSLKSVLGTSLIEETTRLGRARVSFRDVIAYYLGAVKRRAEQTTGRQLRHVVHGRPVHFVDNAPDADRKAEQTLRSIAQGIGFEEVTFQFEPIAAALDYERQTTSEELALIADIGGGTSDFSIVRLGPERHGKADRTADILANDGVRIGGTDFDRQLSLGVVMPLFGFRSAMKRAGLDVPSSYFHDLATWSNINRMYEPRVMADIRQVRLQASQPELLDRLIRVVHEQRGHTLAMEVEDAKIALSEKRRADIPLEWVAPGLSADIGRPDLVNHTRQLADRIAARIRNCLVQAGLAAEDIDSVFLTGGSVNLAHVHKAITQAVPSARIVEGDIFGAVGKGLTLEALRRYGPAN from the coding sequence ATGTCGATCTGCGGTCTTGATTTCGGAACGTCGAACACGACGCTAGGCACCATGGAAGGCCCGGCGCCGGTTCTGGTGGCGCTGGAGGCGGCGCACAGCACGATTCCCAGCGCGATCTTCTATGAGGCGGATGGCGGCGTTCTGATCGGCCGCAGGGCCATGGAAGCCTATGTCGAAGGCACGGCCGGCCGCCTGATGCGCAGCCTCAAATCGGTGCTCGGTACCTCGCTGATCGAGGAAACCACCCGGCTGGGCCGAGCGCGAGTCAGCTTCCGTGATGTGATTGCCTATTACCTCGGCGCAGTCAAACGTCGCGCGGAACAGACCACGGGCCGCCAACTGCGCCATGTCGTTCATGGCCGTCCCGTACATTTCGTCGATAATGCGCCGGACGCCGACCGCAAGGCGGAGCAAACCCTGCGATCGATTGCGCAGGGGATCGGTTTCGAGGAGGTCACTTTTCAGTTCGAACCGATTGCGGCGGCGCTGGACTATGAGCGGCAAACCACTTCCGAGGAACTCGCATTGATCGCCGATATCGGCGGCGGCACATCCGACTTCTCGATCGTGCGGCTGGGTCCCGAACGCCACGGCAAGGCCGATCGTACAGCCGATATTCTCGCCAATGACGGCGTCCGCATCGGTGGCACCGATTTCGACCGTCAGCTCAGTCTCGGCGTGGTCATGCCGCTGTTCGGATTCCGCAGCGCCATGAAGCGCGCCGGGCTCGACGTGCCGTCGAGCTATTTTCACGACCTCGCCACCTGGTCGAATATCAACCGCATGTATGAACCGCGCGTGATGGCGGATATCCGCCAGGTCCGGCTGCAGGCCAGCCAGCCGGAACTTCTCGACCGGCTGATCCGCGTGGTCCACGAGCAGCGCGGCCATACGCTGGCAATGGAAGTCGAAGATGCCAAGATCGCCCTGTCCGAGAAGCGGCGGGCGGACATTCCGCTGGAGTGGGTTGCCCCCGGTCTCAGCGCCGACATCGGCCGCCCCGACCTCGTCAACCATACCAGGCAGTTGGCCGACCGCATCGCGGCGCGCATCAGGAACTGCCTCGTTCAGGCGGGATTGGCCGCTGAAGATATCGACTCCGTGTTCCTGACCGGCGGCTCGGTAAACCTCGCCCACGTCCACAAGGCAATCACCCAAGCCGTGCCGTCGGCCCGCATCGTCGAAGGCGACATCTTCGGCGCCGTCGGCAAGGGGCTGACGCTGGAGGCGCTACGGCGATACGGCCCCGCGAATTGA
- a CDS encoding carboxymuconolactone decarboxylase family protein has product MARIEYSDPAKHNDRTRELLGKNRNANIFRMMAHSPSYLEQYCRLGGAIRHKGELDPIVRELAITRTGILCEAPYEIVAHKRIGKNVGVTDEQNEALENWEAATCFNDVQRAALAFTDEIVRRHKPTEATFNAIAAKLTPAALVELQLSVGFYVMTSKFLETFAIDMQPVTEVVG; this is encoded by the coding sequence ATGGCCCGCATCGAATACAGCGATCCTGCCAAGCACAACGATCGCACCCGCGAACTGCTCGGCAAAAACCGCAATGCGAACATCTTCCGGATGATGGCGCACTCGCCGAGCTACCTCGAACAATACTGCCGGCTGGGCGGAGCCATCAGGCACAAGGGCGAACTGGACCCGATCGTGCGCGAGCTCGCCATCACCCGCACCGGCATCCTGTGCGAGGCGCCTTACGAGATCGTCGCCCATAAGCGAATTGGCAAGAACGTCGGCGTGACCGACGAGCAGAACGAGGCGCTGGAAAACTGGGAGGCGGCGACCTGCTTCAACGACGTGCAGCGCGCCGCGCTCGCCTTCACCGACGAGATCGTCAGGCGTCACAAACCGACGGAGGCAACGTTCAACGCGATTGCCGCCAAGCTGACGCCGGCCGCATTGGTCGAACTGCAGCTTTCGGTCGGCTTCTACGTCATGACGTCGAAGTTTCTGGAAACCTTTGCCATCGACATGCAGCCGGTGACGGAAGTGGTGGGGTGA
- a CDS encoding Tex family protein, with protein sequence MANINRQIAQELGVREEQIAATVELLDGGATVPFVARYRKEITGGLDDAQLRTLEERLTYLRELEARRVAILDSIREQGKLDAALEAQILAADTKGRLEDIYLPFKPKRRTKAEIAKEAGLEPLSELLLTQPQNDPQVVAAGFVDAEKQVADVAAALEGARAILVERFAEDADLIGRLREEMWTSALMISTVRKGKKLEGEKFKDYFDFNQSLHKLPSHRILALFRGEKEEILELQMQPEANVPEAGVPSAYELKIMQRFGIADQKRPGDHWLVETARWAWRTKIQVHLNIDLRMRLWTAAETEGVRVFASNLRDLLLAAPAGARVTMGLDPGYRSGVKTAIVDATGKVVATTTIYPHEPQRQWDAALATLGKLAVAHRVELIAIGNGTASRETDKLATELVKLLPDLKMSKIVVSEAGASVYSASAFASEELPELDVTLRGAVSIARRLQDPLAELVKIDPKAIGVGQYQHDLGEAKLARSLDAVVEDCVNAVGVDANTASAPLLARVSGIGAGLAQSIVQHRDANGPFKSRKELKEVPRLGPKAFEQCAGFLRINNGEDPLDSSGVHPEAYPVVRRILAATKSDIKALIGNADVVRQLKPQAFVDETFGLPTVTDILRELEKPGRDPRPAFKAAVFKEGVEEIKDLKRGMILEGTVTNVAAFGAFIDIGVHQDGLVHISAMSKNFIKDPREVVKPGDIVKVKVLEVEVARKRIALTLRLDDEIGDKGPKLSDSKMREYSKASMTSSSPRKPQEQGGALAEALRRAAEKNGRGKAG encoded by the coding sequence GTGGCAAATATCAATCGACAGATTGCGCAAGAGCTTGGCGTTCGCGAGGAGCAGATCGCGGCGACGGTCGAACTGCTGGACGGCGGCGCCACGGTGCCGTTCGTGGCGCGCTACCGCAAGGAAATCACCGGCGGGCTCGATGACGCGCAGTTGCGCACCCTGGAAGAGCGCCTGACTTACTTGCGCGAGCTCGAAGCGCGCCGGGTCGCGATCCTTGATTCGATCCGCGAGCAGGGCAAGCTCGACGCTGCGCTGGAAGCACAGATTCTGGCGGCCGACACCAAGGGGCGCCTGGAAGACATCTACCTGCCGTTCAAGCCGAAGCGCCGCACCAAGGCCGAAATCGCCAAGGAAGCCGGACTTGAGCCATTGTCCGAGCTGTTGCTGACCCAGCCGCAGAATGATCCGCAGGTCGTCGCTGCCGGCTTTGTCGATGCCGAAAAGCAGGTGGCGGACGTCGCAGCCGCCCTCGAAGGCGCCCGCGCGATTCTGGTGGAGCGATTCGCCGAAGACGCCGACCTGATCGGACGGCTGCGCGAGGAGATGTGGACCAGCGCGCTGATGATCTCCACCGTACGCAAGGGCAAGAAGCTCGAAGGCGAGAAGTTCAAGGACTATTTCGATTTCAACCAGTCGCTGCACAAGCTGCCTTCACACCGCATCCTCGCGCTGTTCCGCGGCGAGAAGGAAGAAATTCTGGAGCTGCAGATGCAGCCCGAGGCGAATGTGCCCGAGGCCGGCGTCCCCAGCGCCTATGAACTCAAGATCATGCAGCGCTTTGGCATCGCCGATCAGAAGCGCCCGGGCGACCATTGGCTGGTGGAGACCGCGCGCTGGGCGTGGCGCACCAAGATCCAGGTGCATCTCAACATCGACCTGCGGATGCGGCTATGGACGGCGGCCGAGACCGAGGGCGTGCGCGTGTTCGCCTCGAATCTGCGCGACCTGCTGCTGGCGGCACCCGCCGGCGCCCGCGTCACCATGGGGCTCGATCCCGGCTACCGCTCCGGCGTCAAGACCGCCATCGTCGATGCGACGGGCAAGGTGGTGGCGACCACGACGATCTATCCGCACGAGCCGCAGCGGCAATGGGATGCGGCACTGGCGACGCTCGGCAAACTCGCGGTCGCGCACCGCGTCGAGCTGATCGCGATCGGCAACGGCACCGCCTCGCGCGAGACAGACAAGTTGGCGACCGAGCTCGTCAAGCTGCTGCCGGATCTCAAGATGTCTAAGATCGTGGTGTCGGAAGCCGGAGCATCGGTCTACTCCGCCTCGGCCTTTGCGTCGGAAGAGCTGCCGGAGCTCGACGTCACCTTGCGCGGCGCGGTGTCGATCGCGCGGCGTCTACAGGACCCGCTCGCCGAACTCGTCAAGATCGATCCGAAGGCAATCGGCGTCGGCCAGTACCAGCACGACCTCGGCGAAGCCAAGCTGGCGCGTTCGCTCGATGCCGTGGTCGAAGATTGCGTCAACGCCGTCGGCGTCGATGCCAACACCGCTTCCGCGCCGTTGCTGGCGCGGGTGTCGGGCATCGGTGCGGGGCTTGCGCAAAGCATTGTGCAGCATCGCGACGCCAACGGGCCGTTCAAGTCGCGCAAGGAGCTGAAGGAAGTGCCGCGGCTCGGACCCAAGGCGTTCGAGCAATGCGCCGGCTTCCTGCGCATCAACAATGGCGAAGACCCGCTGGATTCCTCCGGCGTGCATCCCGAAGCCTATCCGGTGGTGCGCCGGATTCTCGCCGCGACCAAGAGCGATATCAAGGCGCTGATCGGCAATGCCGATGTCGTGCGCCAGTTGAAGCCGCAGGCCTTTGTCGACGAAACCTTTGGCCTGCCGACGGTAACAGATATCCTGCGCGAATTGGAAAAGCCGGGCCGCGACCCGCGCCCGGCGTTCAAAGCCGCGGTGTTCAAGGAGGGCGTCGAGGAGATCAAGGATCTCAAGCGCGGCATGATCCTGGAAGGCACGGTGACGAACGTGGCGGCGTTCGGCGCCTTCATCGATATCGGCGTCCACCAGGACGGCCTGGTGCACATCTCGGCGATGTCGAAAAACTTCATCAAGGACCCGCGCGAGGTCGTGAAGCCGGGCGACATCGTCAAGGTCAAGGTGCTGGAGGTCGAGGTCGCCCGCAAGCGCATCGCGTTGACGCTGCGGCTCGACGACGAAATCGGCGACAAGGGCCCCAAGCTGTCGGATAGCAAGATGCGCGAGTATTCCAAGGCGTCGATGACGTCGTCGTCGCCGCGCAAGCCGCAGGAGCAGGGCGGCGCGCTCGCGGAGGCTTTGCGGCGTGCTGCCGAAAAGAACGGGCGGGGCAAGGCGGGATAG
- a CDS encoding Zn-ribbon domain-containing OB-fold protein, protein MSEKRADWTKGAEAIVYQSCGACGKAQYFHRSFCAACGAPDPVEKRASGRAMVYATSLVCRAATPETRAHVPYNIVLVDAAEGFRMMAHGANDLAIGDSVTASYRLFAGRLVPYFEKTK, encoded by the coding sequence ATGAGCGAAAAACGCGCCGACTGGACCAAGGGCGCCGAGGCCATCGTCTATCAATCCTGCGGCGCTTGCGGGAAGGCGCAGTATTTTCACCGCAGTTTCTGCGCCGCCTGTGGGGCACCTGATCCGGTCGAGAAGCGCGCCAGCGGGAGGGCGATGGTCTATGCGACGTCGCTGGTCTGCCGCGCCGCGACGCCGGAAACCCGCGCCCACGTTCCCTACAATATCGTGCTGGTCGATGCGGCCGAGGGCTTTCGCATGATGGCCCATGGCGCCAATGATCTCGCGATCGGCGATTCCGTTACTGCAAGCTATCGGCTGTTTGCAGGAAGGCTGGTCCCGTATTTCGAGAAAACGAAGTGA
- a CDS encoding thiolase family protein, which produces MSFITGVGLTSYGKHEGSSSLDLMSKAAELAVADAGLKRSEIDGILCGYSTVSPHIMLATVFAEHFGIQPSYAHAVQVGGATGLAMTMLAHHLVDAGVAGHMLVVGGENRLTGQSRDASIQALAQVGHPDYEVPLGPTIPAYYGLVASRYMHEYGVTEEDLAEFAVLMRAHAMTHPGAQFHEPITVADVMASKPVAMPLKLLDCCPVSDGGAAFVVSRERTGATGIRVRGCAQAHTHQHVTAAPALSELGAEIAVAKAKAASGLAISDVRYAAVYDSFTITLAMLLEDLGLAGRGEAAARVRAGHFGRNGAMPLNTHGGLLSYGHCGVGGAMAHLVETHLQMTGRAGPRQVRDASIALLHGDGGVLSSHVSMFLERVR; this is translated from the coding sequence ATGAGCTTCATCACCGGCGTCGGACTGACGTCCTATGGCAAGCACGAAGGCTCGTCCTCGCTCGATCTCATGAGCAAGGCGGCCGAGCTTGCCGTCGCCGACGCCGGGCTGAAGCGATCCGAGATCGACGGCATTCTTTGCGGCTATTCGACAGTGTCGCCGCACATCATGCTCGCAACCGTGTTCGCCGAGCATTTTGGCATCCAGCCGTCCTACGCACATGCCGTGCAGGTCGGCGGCGCCACCGGGCTTGCGATGACCATGCTGGCGCATCATCTGGTCGACGCCGGCGTCGCAGGGCATATGCTTGTGGTCGGCGGCGAAAACCGTCTCACCGGCCAGAGCCGTGATGCCTCGATCCAGGCGCTGGCGCAGGTCGGCCATCCCGATTACGAGGTGCCGCTGGGGCCGACCATTCCCGCCTATTACGGCCTCGTCGCCTCGCGCTACATGCACGAATACGGCGTCACCGAGGAAGATCTCGCCGAGTTCGCGGTTCTGATGCGCGCGCACGCGATGACCCATCCCGGTGCGCAGTTCCACGAACCGATCACCGTCGCCGACGTGATGGCCTCAAAGCCGGTTGCGATGCCGCTGAAGCTGCTGGATTGCTGCCCGGTGTCGGATGGCGGCGCGGCGTTCGTCGTCAGCCGCGAGCGCACCGGCGCGACCGGCATTCGCGTGCGCGGCTGCGCGCAGGCGCATACCCATCAGCACGTCACGGCGGCTCCCGCTCTAAGCGAACTCGGTGCCGAAATAGCTGTCGCCAAGGCCAAGGCCGCATCCGGTCTCGCGATCTCGGACGTACGTTACGCCGCGGTCTATGACAGCTTCACCATCACGCTGGCGATGCTGCTGGAAGATCTCGGGCTTGCCGGGCGCGGCGAGGCAGCCGCGCGGGTGCGGGCAGGGCATTTTGGCCGCAACGGCGCCATGCCGCTCAACACCCATGGCGGTCTCTTGAGCTACGGCCATTGCGGCGTCGGTGGCGCCATGGCGCATCTCGTCGAGACGCATCTGCAGATGACCGGGCGTGCCGGCCCCCGGCAGGTCCGCGATGCCTCGATCGCGCTGTTGCATGGCGATGGCGGCGTGCTGTCGTCACACGTCAGCATGTTCCTGGAGCGGGTGCGATGA
- a CDS encoding acyl-CoA dehydrogenase family protein — MDFALSANQESIRDAVGKICSRFDDAYWLKKDKEGGYPADFHRALADAGWLGICIPEEYGGSGLGITDAAIMMRTIAESGAGMSGASAVHMNVFGLNPVVVFGTKEQCTRMLPPIIDGRDKSCFAVTEPNTGLNTTQLKTRAVRKGDRYIVNGQKVWISTAQVANKILLLARTTPLEEVKNPTHGLSLFYTDFDKQRVTVHEIEKMGRKPVDSNELFFENFEIPVEDRLGEEGRGFEYILHGMNPERILIAAEAVGLGQVALSRAAAYAKNRVVFNRPIGMNQGIQHPLAKNWMELEAAWLMVLSAGWQYDQGMQCGPAANAAKYLAAEAGFHACEQAVMTHGGFGYAKEYHVERYLRESLIPRIAPISPQLILSFIAEKVLGLPKSY; from the coding sequence ATGGATTTCGCGCTATCCGCCAACCAGGAATCGATCCGCGACGCGGTCGGCAAAATCTGCTCGCGCTTCGACGATGCCTATTGGCTGAAGAAGGACAAGGAGGGCGGCTACCCCGCCGACTTCCACCGTGCGCTGGCGGATGCCGGCTGGCTCGGCATCTGCATCCCCGAGGAATATGGCGGGTCCGGGCTCGGCATTACTGACGCCGCGATCATGATGCGGACGATTGCGGAATCCGGGGCCGGCATGTCGGGTGCGTCCGCCGTGCATATGAACGTGTTCGGGCTCAATCCCGTGGTCGTGTTCGGCACCAAGGAGCAATGCACGCGCATGCTGCCGCCGATCATCGACGGCCGCGACAAGTCCTGCTTTGCGGTGACCGAGCCCAACACCGGGCTCAACACCACGCAGTTGAAAACCCGCGCGGTGCGCAAGGGCGACAGATATATCGTCAATGGCCAGAAGGTCTGGATTTCCACCGCCCAGGTCGCCAACAAGATCCTGCTGCTGGCGCGCACCACGCCGCTGGAAGAGGTGAAGAACCCGACCCACGGTTTGAGCCTGTTCTATACGGATTTCGACAAGCAGCGCGTCACCGTGCACGAGATCGAGAAGATGGGCCGCAAGCCCGTCGATTCAAACGAACTGTTCTTCGAGAATTTTGAAATTCCGGTCGAGGATCGTCTGGGTGAAGAGGGCCGCGGCTTCGAATATATCCTGCACGGCATGAACCCCGAGCGCATCCTGATCGCAGCGGAAGCGGTGGGGCTGGGGCAGGTCGCGCTATCGCGGGCCGCGGCCTATGCGAAGAACCGTGTCGTGTTCAATCGCCCGATCGGCATGAACCAGGGCATCCAGCACCCCTTAGCGAAGAACTGGATGGAACTGGAAGCCGCGTGGCTGATGGTGCTCTCGGCCGGCTGGCAATACGACCAGGGCATGCAGTGCGGTCCGGCCGCCAACGCCGCGAAATATCTCGCCGCCGAAGCCGGCTTCCACGCCTGCGAGCAGGCGGTGATGACGCACGGCGGTTTCGGTTACGCCAAGGAATATCACGTCGAGCGCTATTTGCGGGAATCCCTGATCCCGCGCATCGCGCCGATCAGCCCGCAGCTTATCCTCAGCTTCATCGCCGAGAAGGTGCTGGGGCTGCCGAAGTCGTACTGA